A DNA window from Pogona vitticeps strain Pit_001003342236 chromosome 2, PviZW2.1, whole genome shotgun sequence contains the following coding sequences:
- the LOC140703782 gene encoding uncharacterized protein LOC140703782, with the protein MHSECTSCENPVRGERLYQFSKSFSQSGSISSHQRTHTGEKPYKCMECGKSFNNSTHLSTHQRTHTGEKPYKCMECGKSFSQGAYLSSHQRTHTGEKPYKCMECGKSFNNSSNLRSHQIIHTGRKPYKCMECGKSFSRTDELSSHKRIHTGEKPYKCMECGKNFNQKGHLRSHQRTHTGEKPYTCMECGKTFNNSTHLSTHQRTHTGEKPYKCMECGKSFNNSTHLSTHQRTHTGEKPYKCMECGKSFSQGAYLSSHQRTHTGEKPYKCMECGKSFNNSSNLRSHQIIHTGRKPYKCMECGKTFSLGVHLSSHQRIHTGEKPYKCMECGKNFNQKGHLRSHQRTHTGEKPYTCMECGKSFNQKGNLRSHQRTHTGEISYKCIECGKSFSQSGALILHQITHTGDKPYKCMECGKSFRHSNSLRLHQRTHTGEKPYKCMECGKSFSHSSHLCSHQRTHTGEKPYKCMDCGKSFSHSSHLSSHQRTHTGDKPYNCMECGKSFCNSSSLRLHQRTHTGEKPYKCMECGKSFSQRAHLSSHERTHTGEKPYKCMECGKSFSQRVHLSSHQKTHTGEK; encoded by the coding sequence ATGCACAGTGAATGTACTTCATGTGAAAACCCTGTGAGAGGTGAGAGACTGTACCAGTTTtcaaagagcttcagtcagagcggtagcatcagttcccatcaaagaactcacactggggagaaaccatataaatgcatggaatgtggaaagagcttcaataaCAGCACTCACCTGagtacacatcaaagaactcacactggggagaaaccatataaatgcatggaatgtggaaagagtttcagtcaagGAGCttacctgagttcacatcaaagaactcacactggagagaaaccatataaatgtatggaatgtggaaagagcttcaataaCAGCAGTAACCTTCGATCACATCAAATAATTCACACAGGGaggaaaccatataaatgcatggaatgtggaaagagcttcagtcggacaGATGAACTGAGTTCAcataaaagaattcacacaggggagaaaccatataaatgcatggaatgtggaaagaacttcaacCAGAAGGGTCACCTtcgttcccatcaaagaactcacactggggagaaaccatatacatgcatggaatgtgggaagacctTCAATAACAGCACTCACCTGagtacacatcaaagaactcacactggggagaaaccatataaatgcatggaatgtggaaagagcttcaataaCAGCACTCACCTGagtacacatcaaagaactcacactggggagaaaccatataaatgcatggaatgtggaaagagtttcagtcaagGAGCttacctgagttcacatcaaagaactcacactggagagaaaccatataaatgcatggaatgtggaaagagcttcaataaCAGCAGTAACCTTCGTTCACATCAAATAATTCACACAGGGAGgaaaccatataagtgcatggaatgtgggaagacctTCAGTCTAGGCgttcacctgagttcacatcaaagaattcacactggggagaaaccatataaatgcatggaatgtggaaagaacttcaacCAGAAGGGTCACCTtcgttcccatcaaagaactcacactggggagaaaccatatacatgcatggaatgtggaaaaagtttcaatCAAAAGGGCAACcttcgttcacatcaaagaactcacaccggggagatatcatataaatgcattgaatgtggaaagagcttcagtcagagtggtgccctgaTTTTACATCAAATAacccacactggagacaaaccatataaatgcatggaatgtggaaagagcttccgtcaCAGCAATTCCCTGCGtctacatcaaagaactcacacaggggagaagccatataaatgtatggaatgtggaaagagcttcagtcacagcagtcacctgtgttcacatcaaagaactcacactggggagaagccatataaatgcatggattgtggaaagagcttcagtcacagcagtcacctgagttcacatcaaagaactcacactggagacaaaccatataattgcatggaatgtggaaagagcttttgtaaCAGCAGTTCCCTGCGtctacatcaaagaactcacacaggggagaagccatataaatgcatggaatgtggaaagagcttcagtcagagagctcacctgagttcacatgaaagaactcacactggggagaagccatataaatgcatggaatgtggaaagagcttcagtcagagagttcacctgagttcacatcaaaaaactcacactggggagaaatga